In the genome of Terribacillus sp. FSL K6-0262, one region contains:
- the rpoB gene encoding DNA-directed RNA polymerase subunit beta has translation MTGQVVQYGRHRQRRSYARISEVLELPNLIEIQTASYEWFLEEGLREMFQDISPIEDFAGNLSLEFVDYSLGEPKYPVDEAKERDVTYNAPLRVKVRLLNNETGEVKEQEVFMGDFPLMTDTGTFIINGAERVIVSQLVRSPSVYFSEKFDKNGKRGHTATVIPNRGAWLEFETDAKDVVHVRIDRTRKLPITVLLRALGFGSDQEIIDLIGDNEYLRNTLEKDNTETTEKALLEIYERLRPGEPPTVENAKSLLVSRFFDPKRYDLAHVGRYKMNKKLHIKNRLFNQTLAEPIVDEETGEVLAQKGDKLDRRLLDKILPHLDGTNGKFGENILEPHDGVVEDQILVQTIKIVDPTDPEGERTLNVTGNATVDDSVKNLDPADIVAAVSYFFNLLYEVGDTDDIDHLGNRRLRSVGELLQNQFRIGLSRMERVVRERMSIQDTSAITPQQLINIRPVIASIKEFFGSSQLSQFMDQTNPLGELTHKRRLSALGPGGLTRERAGFEVRDVHYSHYGRMCPIETPEGPNIGLINSLSTYAKVNKFGFIETPYRRVDPETNRVTDQIDYLTADEQDNYVIAQANSPLAEDGSFENEEVVARFREENTIVARERIDYMDVSPKQVVSAATACIPFLENDDSNRALMGANMQRQAVPLMQPEAPIVGTGMEYVSGKDSGAAVICKAEGIVERVEAKEIIVRRITEVGGSEVKGDTDRYRLQKFNRSNQGTCYNQRPIVSVGDRVTKGEILADGPSMQDGELALGRNVLVAFMTWEGYNYEDAIIMSERLVKDDVYTSIHIEEYESEARDTKLGPEEITRDIPNVGEDALKNLDERGIIRVGAEVSDGDLLVGKVTPKGVTELSAEERLLHAIFGEKAREVRDTSLRVPHGAGGIVLDVKIFNREDGDELPPGVNQLVRVYIVQKRKISEGDKMAGRHGNKGVISKILPEEDMPFMPDGTPVDIMLNPLGVPSRMNIGQVFELHLGMAARALGIHVATPVFDGAREEDVWETLEEAGMPRDAKTILYDGRTGEPFDNRVSVGVSYMIKLAHMVDDKLHARSTGPYSLVTQQPLGGKAQFGGQRFGEMEVWALEAYGAAYTLQEILTVKSDDVVGRVKTYESIVKGDNVPEPGVPESFKVLIKELQSLGMDVKILNGDEEEVEMRELEDEDETQVPDRINLDVQEG, from the coding sequence TTGACAGGTCAAGTAGTTCAGTATGGACGACACCGCCAGCGCAGAAGCTATGCACGTATTAGTGAAGTGCTAGAGTTACCGAATCTTATCGAGATTCAAACCGCTTCTTATGAATGGTTCTTAGAAGAAGGATTACGAGAGATGTTCCAGGATATTTCCCCGATCGAGGATTTCGCGGGTAATTTATCGCTGGAATTTGTCGACTATAGCCTTGGCGAACCGAAATATCCAGTAGATGAAGCAAAAGAAAGAGACGTTACCTATAACGCTCCGCTTCGTGTGAAAGTCCGCTTGTTGAACAACGAGACAGGCGAAGTAAAAGAACAGGAAGTATTCATGGGTGACTTCCCATTGATGACAGATACAGGAACGTTCATCATCAACGGTGCTGAACGCGTAATCGTATCACAGCTTGTTCGCTCCCCTAGTGTTTATTTCAGTGAGAAATTCGACAAGAACGGGAAACGCGGCCACACAGCGACAGTCATTCCTAACCGTGGTGCATGGCTTGAGTTCGAGACGGATGCAAAGGATGTGGTCCATGTCCGCATCGACCGTACGCGTAAGCTTCCGATCACTGTCCTGCTTCGTGCACTCGGATTCGGAAGTGATCAGGAAATCATCGATCTTATTGGTGATAACGAGTACCTTCGCAACACATTGGAGAAAGATAACACAGAAACTACCGAAAAGGCATTGCTTGAAATCTATGAGCGTCTTCGTCCGGGAGAGCCGCCTACTGTAGAGAATGCGAAAAGCTTGCTTGTTTCTCGTTTCTTCGATCCAAAACGTTACGACCTGGCACATGTAGGCCGTTACAAAATGAATAAAAAGCTTCATATCAAAAACCGTCTGTTCAATCAGACATTGGCTGAGCCGATCGTCGATGAAGAGACTGGTGAAGTGCTTGCACAAAAAGGCGACAAACTGGACCGTCGTCTGCTTGATAAGATCCTTCCTCATCTTGACGGTACAAATGGCAAGTTCGGTGAGAACATCCTGGAACCGCATGATGGTGTAGTGGAAGATCAAATATTGGTTCAAACAATCAAAATCGTCGACCCGACTGATCCGGAAGGCGAACGTACATTGAACGTCACTGGTAACGCAACAGTCGATGATAGCGTGAAGAACCTGGACCCTGCCGATATCGTGGCAGCTGTCAGCTACTTCTTCAACTTATTATATGAAGTTGGCGACACAGATGACATCGATCACCTTGGTAACAGAAGATTGCGTTCTGTCGGTGAATTGCTTCAGAACCAGTTCCGTATCGGTCTTTCCCGTATGGAACGTGTGGTGCGTGAGCGTATGTCCATCCAGGATACATCTGCCATCACACCGCAGCAGCTGATCAATATCCGACCGGTGATTGCGTCAATCAAGGAATTCTTCGGAAGCTCCCAGCTTTCCCAGTTCATGGACCAGACAAACCCGCTTGGCGAGTTGACGCACAAACGTCGTCTTTCTGCTTTGGGACCTGGTGGTTTGACTCGGGAACGTGCCGGCTTTGAAGTGCGTGACGTACACTACTCCCACTATGGAAGAATGTGTCCGATCGAAACGCCGGAGGGTCCGAACATCGGTTTGATCAACTCTCTTTCCACTTATGCGAAAGTGAACAAATTCGGTTTCATCGAAACGCCTTACCGCCGTGTCGATCCAGAGACGAACCGTGTGACAGATCAAATTGATTACCTTACTGCCGATGAGCAGGATAACTATGTTATCGCACAGGCGAACTCTCCGCTTGCGGAAGATGGCTCCTTCGAGAATGAAGAAGTCGTTGCCCGTTTCCGTGAAGAGAATACAATTGTTGCTCGTGAGCGTATCGATTACATGGACGTATCACCGAAACAGGTTGTATCTGCCGCGACCGCGTGTATCCCATTCTTGGAAAACGATGACTCCAACCGTGCACTGATGGGTGCGAACATGCAGCGACAAGCAGTACCGTTGATGCAGCCGGAAGCACCGATCGTAGGTACAGGTATGGAATATGTATCCGGTAAAGACTCCGGTGCAGCAGTCATCTGCAAAGCGGAAGGTATCGTGGAGCGCGTCGAAGCGAAAGAAATCATTGTACGCCGTATCACAGAAGTTGGCGGCAGTGAAGTGAAAGGCGATACAGATCGTTATCGTCTGCAAAAATTCAATCGTTCCAACCAAGGAACTTGCTATAACCAACGTCCGATCGTCAGTGTCGGCGACCGTGTCACAAAAGGTGAAATCCTTGCTGACGGACCTTCCATGCAGGATGGAGAACTTGCTCTTGGACGCAACGTACTCGTTGCCTTCATGACATGGGAAGGTTACAACTACGAGGATGCCATCATCATGAGCGAACGCCTTGTGAAAGATGATGTATACACATCCATCCATATCGAGGAATACGAATCAGAAGCGCGTGATACGAAGCTTGGACCGGAAGAAATCACTCGCGACATCCCGAACGTCGGGGAAGATGCGCTGAAGAACCTTGATGAACGCGGAATCATCCGTGTAGGTGCCGAGGTTTCCGATGGTGATCTGTTGGTTGGTAAAGTAACGCCTAAAGGTGTGACGGAGCTATCTGCAGAAGAACGTCTATTGCATGCGATCTTCGGCGAGAAGGCTCGCGAAGTCCGTGATACATCCCTTCGCGTACCTCACGGTGCCGGCGGTATCGTATTGGATGTCAAGATCTTCAACCGTGAAGACGGAGATGAACTGCCACCGGGTGTAAACCAGCTTGTACGTGTTTATATCGTTCAGAAACGTAAGATTTCTGAAGGGGATAAAATGGCTGGACGTCACGGTAACAAAGGGGTAATCTCCAAAATCCTTCCAGAAGAGGATATGCCGTTCATGCCGGACGGAACGCCAGTCGATATCATGCTTAACCCACTAGGGGTACCATCCCGTATGAACATCGGACAGGTGTTTGAGCTTCACTTGGGTATGGCAGCTCGTGCGCTGGGCATCCACGTTGCAACACCGGTATTTGATGGTGCGCGTGAAGAAGATGTTTGGGAAACGCTCGAAGAAGCTGGTATGCCGCGTGATGCGAAGACGATCCTTTATGATGGCAGAACCGGTGAACCATTCGATAACCGTGTATCTGTCGGTGTATCGTACATGATCAAGCTTGCCCACATGGTTGATGACAAGCTGCATGCTCGTTCCACAGGTCCTTACTCACTGGTTACGCAGCAGCCGCTTGGTGGTAAAGCACAGTTCGGCGGTCAGCGTTTCGGTGAGATGGAGGTATGGGCACTGGAAGCATATGGTGCGGCGTATACCCTGCAAGAGATCCTTACTGTCAAATCCGATGACGTAGTCGGACGTGTGAAGACGTATGAATCCATTGTCAAAGGTGATAATGTACCAGAGCCTGGTGTGCCAGAATCATTCAAAGTATTGATCAAAGAGCTTCAGAGCCTTGGTATGGATGTCAAGATCCTCAATGGTGATGAAGAAGAAGTAGAAATGCGAGAACTCGAAGATGAAGACGAGACGCAGGTACCTGACCGCATCAATCTTGATGTACAGGAAGGTTAA
- a CDS encoding class I SAM-dependent methyltransferase: MSDHYYTNQPQSKSAPATWRFTLKGNELVFTSDSGVFSKKEVDFGSRVLIDVFREPEIEGDILDLGCGYGPIGISFAKAFTDRSIVMSDVNERAVSLAKQNAEANGASNTHFYVSDRLTAFSDRKFAAIATNPPIRAGKKVVHQLFEESHQALLPQGELWVVIQKKQGAPSAQEKLNQLFGSCEIVKKDKGYYILLAKKD; encoded by the coding sequence ATGTCGGATCATTATTATACCAATCAGCCGCAATCCAAAAGTGCTCCTGCTACATGGCGTTTCACATTGAAAGGCAATGAACTTGTTTTCACTTCGGATAGCGGAGTATTTTCCAAGAAGGAAGTGGATTTCGGGTCCAGGGTTTTGATTGATGTCTTCAGAGAGCCGGAAATAGAAGGGGATATACTGGATCTTGGGTGTGGATATGGACCGATCGGCATTTCATTTGCAAAAGCTTTCACAGATCGTTCCATTGTGATGAGTGATGTCAATGAGCGTGCAGTATCACTTGCCAAGCAGAATGCTGAGGCGAATGGGGCGAGCAACACACATTTCTATGTGAGTGATCGCTTGACCGCTTTTTCGGACCGGAAGTTCGCGGCAATTGCTACCAACCCTCCAATCCGGGCAGGCAAGAAGGTTGTACATCAGCTATTTGAAGAGAGCCATCAGGCGCTTCTTCCTCAGGGGGAGCTCTGGGTTGTCATTCAAAAGAAACAAGGTGCCCCATCTGCCCAGGAAAAATTGAACCAGCTGTTCGGTTCATGTGAAATCGTGAAGAAGGATAAAGGCTATTACATCCTATTGGCTAAAAAAGATTGA
- the rplL gene encoding 50S ribosomal protein L7/L12, producing the protein MSKETIIEEIKGMSVLELNDLVKAIEEEFGVTAAAPVAVAGGGAAEAAEEKTEFDVVLTSAGASKIKVVKAVREATGLGLKDAKDLVDNAPGNIKEGVSKDEAEELKAKLEEAGASVEVK; encoded by the coding sequence ATGTCTAAAGAGACAATCATTGAAGAGATTAAAGGTATGTCCGTTCTAGAATTGAACGATCTTGTTAAAGCTATCGAAGAAGAATTCGGCGTTACTGCTGCAGCTCCTGTAGCTGTTGCTGGTGGCGGTGCTGCTGAAGCTGCTGAAGAGAAAACTGAATTCGACGTTGTTCTTACAAGCGCTGGCGCTTCTAAAATCAAAGTCGTTAAAGCTGTTCGCGAAGCAACTGGCCTAGGTCTTAAAGACGCTAAAGATCTTGTTGATAACGCTCCTGGCAACATCAAAGAAGGCGTATCTAAAGATGAAGCTGAAGAACTTAAAGCTAAACTTGAAGAAGCTGGAGCTTCTGTAGAAGTTAAGTAA
- the rplJ gene encoding 50S ribosomal protein L10, whose product MSKIIEQKKQVVNEIAEKFQASQSTIVVDYRGLTVSEVTELRKQLREAGVDFKVYKNTLTRRATEVAGLTELDENLTGPTAIAFSNEDVIAPAKILNEFAKKNEALEIKAGVIQGNVASVEQVKELADLPNYEGLLSMLLSVLQAPVRNFAYAAKAIAEQKEEQGA is encoded by the coding sequence ATGTCCAAGATCATCGAACAAAAGAAACAGGTTGTAAATGAAATCGCTGAGAAATTCCAAGCGAGCCAATCTACAATCGTAGTAGACTACCGCGGTCTTACTGTTTCTGAGGTGACTGAACTTCGCAAACAGCTTCGTGAAGCTGGTGTGGATTTCAAAGTCTACAAAAACACGTTGACTCGCCGTGCTACTGAAGTAGCTGGTTTGACTGAACTAGACGAGAACTTGACAGGCCCAACTGCTATTGCCTTCAGTAATGAAGACGTAATTGCTCCTGCTAAGATCTTGAACGAGTTCGCCAAAAAGAACGAAGCACTTGAAATCAAAGCTGGTGTCATCCAAGGCAATGTAGCTTCTGTGGAACAAGTCAAAGAACTTGCAGATCTACCGAACTACGAAGGCTTGCTTTCCATGTTGCTTAGCGTGCTACAAGCACCGGTTCGCAACTTCGCTTATGCTGCGAAAGCAATCGCAGAACAAAAAGAAGAGCAAGGCGCTTAA
- the rplA gene encoding 50S ribosomal protein L1 has protein sequence MAVKSKKKQEALKLVDRTQLYEVKEAVALVKKTATAKFDETIEAAFRLGVDPKKADQQIRGAMVLPHGTGKTQRVLVFAKGDKAKEAEAAGADFVGEQDLIAKINGGWFEFDVIVATPDMMAEVGKLGRVLGPKGLMPNPKTGTVTFDVEKAVQEIKAGKVEYRVDKQANIHVPIGKASFSEEKLEENLVALIEQLIKVKPQASKGLYMKNVAIASTMGPGIKVDVAPFR, from the coding sequence ATGGCTGTAAAAAGCAAAAAGAAACAAGAAGCACTTAAGCTTGTTGACCGTACTCAATTGTACGAAGTGAAAGAAGCTGTTGCACTTGTCAAAAAGACTGCAACTGCTAAATTCGATGAAACAATCGAAGCTGCTTTCCGTTTGGGTGTAGACCCTAAGAAAGCCGACCAGCAAATTCGCGGTGCGATGGTATTGCCGCATGGTACTGGTAAAACTCAACGTGTATTGGTATTCGCTAAAGGCGATAAAGCAAAAGAAGCGGAAGCTGCTGGAGCCGACTTCGTTGGCGAACAGGATCTAATCGCGAAAATCAACGGCGGCTGGTTCGAGTTTGACGTTATCGTTGCAACTCCGGACATGATGGCTGAAGTTGGTAAATTGGGCCGTGTGCTTGGACCAAAAGGTCTAATGCCTAACCCGAAAACTGGCACAGTTACATTCGACGTAGAAAAAGCTGTCCAGGAAATCAAAGCTGGTAAAGTAGAATACCGCGTTGATAAACAAGCTAACATCCATGTACCAATCGGCAAAGCTTCCTTCTCTGAAGAGAAATTGGAAGAAAACCTTGTTGCATTGATCGAACAGCTTATCAAAGTTAAACCGCAAGCTTCCAAAGGCCTTTACATGAAGAACGTAGCGATCGCTTCTACTATGGGCCCTGGAATCAAAGTTGACGTAGCTCCTTTCCGTTAA
- the rplK gene encoding 50S ribosomal protein L11: MAKKVIKVVKLQIPAAKANPAPPVGPALGQAGVNIMGFCKEFNARTQEQAGLIIPVEITVFEDRSFTFITKTPPAAVLLKKAAGIESASGEPNRNKVATLKRDKVREIAETKMPDLNAANVEAAMRMVEGTARSMGIVIED, encoded by the coding sequence GTGGCTAAAAAAGTAATCAAAGTTGTAAAATTGCAGATTCCTGCAGCTAAAGCGAATCCAGCTCCACCAGTTGGACCGGCACTAGGTCAAGCAGGTGTGAACATCATGGGATTCTGTAAGGAATTTAACGCCCGCACGCAAGAACAGGCTGGCTTGATCATTCCAGTTGAAATCACGGTATTCGAAGACCGTTCATTTACATTCATCACCAAAACTCCGCCTGCTGCAGTCTTGCTTAAGAAAGCAGCTGGTATCGAATCGGCATCTGGTGAACCGAACCGTAACAAAGTCGCTACACTTAAACGCGATAAAGTTAGAGAGATTGCGGAAACTAAAATGCCTGATTTGAATGCTGCAAACGTTGAAGCAGCAATGCGTATGGTTGAAGGTACTGCTCGCAGTATGGGAATTGTCATCGAAGACTGA
- the nusG gene encoding transcription termination/antitermination protein NusG codes for MEKRWYVVHTYSGYENKVKANLEKRLDSMGMEDKIFRVVVPEDEETEIKNGKRKTAMKKVFPGYVLTEMIMTDDSWYVVRNTPGVTGFVGSTGSGSKPTPLLEEEVEVILKRMGMEETLTEFDFEEKESVRVTDGPFTDFTGTIEHIDMDKQKVKVHVNMFGRETPVELDFSQIEKL; via the coding sequence ATGGAAAAAAGATGGTATGTCGTACACACTTATTCTGGATATGAAAACAAAGTAAAAGCCAACCTGGAGAAAAGACTCGATTCCATGGGAATGGAAGATAAGATCTTCCGCGTCGTCGTTCCCGAGGATGAAGAGACGGAAATCAAGAACGGTAAACGTAAAACGGCAATGAAGAAGGTCTTCCCTGGTTACGTATTGACGGAAATGATCATGACGGATGATTCTTGGTATGTCGTACGGAACACACCGGGTGTCACTGGTTTCGTCGGATCGACTGGTTCAGGTTCCAAGCCGACACCGCTTTTGGAAGAGGAAGTGGAGGTCATCCTTAAACGGATGGGCATGGAGGAGACCCTGACAGAATTCGATTTCGAAGAGAAGGAAAGCGTCCGCGTCACCGATGGGCCATTCACCGATTTCACAGGTACAATCGAACATATCGACATGGATAAACAGAAAGTCAAAGTCCACGTCAATATGTTCGGGCGGGAAACACCGGTGGAACTTGATTTCTCCCAAATCGAAAAATTATAA
- the secE gene encoding preprotein translocase subunit SecE translates to MNPVTFLKNVSKEMKKVSWPTGKELYRYTIVTVLTVVFAAIFFGLVDLGISEILNLFF, encoded by the coding sequence GTGAATCCTGTTACGTTTTTGAAAAATGTATCCAAAGAGATGAAGAAGGTCAGCTGGCCAACTGGCAAAGAGCTGTATCGCTACACGATCGTGACAGTTTTAACAGTCGTGTTCGCTGCTATATTCTTCGGCTTGGTCGATTTAGGGATCTCTGAGATTTTAAATTTATTCTTTTGA
- the rpmG gene encoding 50S ribosomal protein L33 — translation MRKTVTLACSECLSRNYSTAKSGNQSQRLETKKFCKRCDKHTVHRETK, via the coding sequence TTGCGTAAAACAGTTACATTGGCGTGCTCGGAATGCCTGAGCCGCAACTATTCCACCGCAAAAAGTGGAAATCAATCACAGCGATTAGAGACTAAGAAATTCTGCAAACGATGCGACAAGCATACGGTCCATCGGGAAACGAAATAG
- the sigH gene encoding RNA polymerase sporulation sigma factor SigH, which translates to MTVVKQRTEDQDYAVMEDSVLVDLVKAGHVDALDFLINKYRNFVRAKARTYFLIGADREDIVQEGMIGLYKAIRDFNGEKLASFKAFAELCVTRQIITAIKTATRQKHIPLNSYVSLDKPIYDEESDRTLLDIIVSSKAGDPQDVLINQERFLDMEEKMAQLLSELERQVLALYLDGRSYQEISEELKRHVKSIDNALQRVKRKLERYLEISEVTL; encoded by the coding sequence GTGACAGTTGTCAAACAGCGGACGGAAGACCAGGATTATGCAGTGATGGAAGATAGTGTTCTTGTGGATTTAGTGAAAGCAGGTCATGTTGATGCCCTAGATTTTCTGATTAACAAGTATCGAAATTTTGTCAGAGCGAAAGCTCGTACGTATTTTCTGATTGGAGCCGACCGGGAAGACATTGTCCAGGAAGGGATGATTGGCCTTTATAAGGCCATCCGTGATTTTAATGGTGAGAAGCTCGCTTCATTCAAGGCATTTGCTGAACTTTGTGTGACGAGGCAGATCATCACAGCAATCAAGACAGCGACCAGACAGAAGCATATTCCGCTCAACTCTTATGTATCGCTGGACAAGCCGATCTATGATGAGGAATCAGACAGGACGCTGCTTGATATCATCGTGAGCTCAAAAGCAGGCGATCCGCAAGATGTCCTGATCAACCAGGAGCGATTCCTCGATATGGAGGAGAAGATGGCACAGCTCCTCAGCGAACTCGAAAGACAAGTGCTCGCCCTTTATTTGGACGGCAGATCTTATCAGGAGATTTCCGAGGAATTGAAGCGGCATGTCAAGTCGATTGATAATGCCTTGCAGCGGGTAAAACGAAAGCTTGAACGCTATCTTGAGATCAGCGAAGTGACATTATAG
- a CDS encoding NYN domain-containing protein encodes MVILVVDGYNVIGAWEELHALRDKDFEQSRQLLIEKLAEYQAYTGHRVIVVFDAYHVRGLEKKYENFKVEVVYTKEKETADDRIEKLIKTLKNVKTQVYVATSDYAEQRTIFGQGALRKSSRELYLEIKQIEREIDQEIRDYNSRQFQPKIPLKPEIRDTLEAWRRRKK; translated from the coding sequence ATGGTCATCTTGGTGGTCGATGGCTATAACGTCATCGGAGCATGGGAGGAACTGCATGCACTCCGCGACAAAGATTTTGAACAGTCCCGCCAGCTGCTGATCGAGAAGCTGGCCGAGTATCAGGCTTACACTGGACACCGGGTCATCGTCGTCTTCGATGCTTACCATGTGAGAGGCTTGGAAAAAAAATACGAAAACTTTAAAGTTGAAGTTGTTTATACAAAAGAAAAAGAGACAGCGGATGACCGTATCGAAAAATTGATTAAAACGTTGAAAAATGTCAAGACACAAGTCTATGTCGCAACAAGTGATTATGCGGAGCAGCGTACTATATTTGGGCAAGGGGCCCTTCGTAAATCTTCCAGGGAACTATATCTGGAAATCAAACAGATCGAACGGGAAATCGACCAGGAAATCAGGGATTACAATAGTCGACAATTCCAGCCAAAAATCCCCTTGAAACCCGAAATCAGGGATACGCTCGAAGCATGGCGCAGAAGGAAGAAATAG
- the rlmB gene encoding 23S rRNA (guanosine(2251)-2'-O)-methyltransferase RlmB: MADEWIIGKNPVTEALRSGRSINKIMVSEHLQPKTWQSIQELAKANGTIVQKVPKRKLDQLIEGNHQGIVASVAAYEYSTVDDLFRVAEEREEEPFFIILDEMEDPHNLGSILRTADAVGAHGVIIPKRRSVSLTATVAKTSAGAIEYIPVARVTNLAKTIDQLKERNVWIAGTAAEGAIDYRRLDAVGAIALVIGNEGKGISRLVREKCDWTVSLPMQGKVTSLNASVAASLLMYEVNRQRHPLGE; the protein is encoded by the coding sequence ATGGCAGATGAATGGATAATCGGCAAGAACCCTGTCACCGAAGCATTGCGATCAGGAAGATCGATCAATAAAATCATGGTTTCGGAGCATTTGCAGCCAAAGACATGGCAGTCGATACAGGAGCTTGCAAAAGCAAACGGCACTATCGTGCAAAAAGTGCCGAAACGAAAATTGGATCAATTGATCGAGGGGAATCATCAAGGGATCGTTGCTTCGGTTGCAGCTTATGAATACAGCACAGTGGATGATTTATTCCGTGTGGCGGAGGAACGGGAAGAGGAGCCATTCTTCATTATTCTGGATGAAATGGAGGATCCGCATAATCTTGGTTCGATCCTGAGGACGGCAGATGCGGTCGGAGCACATGGTGTGATCATTCCGAAGCGTCGTTCGGTCAGTCTGACAGCCACTGTAGCAAAGACATCCGCTGGTGCAATCGAATATATCCCGGTGGCGCGTGTAACGAATTTGGCCAAGACGATCGATCAGCTTAAGGAACGGAATGTATGGATTGCTGGTACTGCGGCAGAGGGTGCGATCGATTATCGCCGTCTAGATGCAGTCGGAGCGATCGCCCTTGTCATCGGAAATGAAGGAAAAGGTATCAGCAGACTTGTCCGGGAGAAGTGCGATTGGACAGTTTCGCTGCCTATGCAAGGTAAAGTCACTTCGCTCAATGCCAGTGTCGCGGCTAGTCTCCTCATGTATGAGGTAAACCGTCAGCGTCATCCGCTAGGGGAATAA
- a CDS encoding Mini-ribonuclease 3: MNVKQMKSLALAYMGDAVYEIYVRRHLLQKGEVKPNQLHHAAVTFVSAKSQAKVIRDWLEQDMLSEEEQAVVRRGRNAKSGTVPKNTDVQTYRYSTGFEALIGYHYLLENTDRLEALIQAAITHVEERSQQHGR; encoded by the coding sequence ATGAATGTCAAACAAATGAAGAGTCTGGCGCTCGCCTATATGGGGGACGCTGTTTATGAGATCTATGTCCGCCGGCATTTACTGCAAAAAGGGGAGGTCAAACCGAATCAGCTGCATCATGCAGCTGTCACCTTCGTTTCTGCCAAATCGCAAGCGAAGGTGATCCGGGATTGGCTCGAGCAGGACATGCTGTCGGAGGAAGAGCAGGCTGTCGTACGGAGGGGGCGTAATGCCAAGTCTGGTACCGTGCCGAAAAATACAGACGTACAGACTTACAGATACAGTACAGGCTTTGAAGCGCTGATTGGGTATCACTATCTGCTGGAAAATACAGATCGCCTTGAGGCCCTTATACAAGCAGCTATCACACATGTGGAAGAAAGGAGTCAACAGCATGGCAGATGA